The nucleotide window GCCCCATGCCGAAATCCGGCGGGCTGCGGCCGAGGCCTTTCCCGGCGTCGCGGTTGGCGCGGCGTTCCCGTCGTTCGAGGCGATGAACCGCGTGCGGCCGGCGCCGGAACAACTGGCGTTCATTTCGCACGCGACCTGTCCGATTCTGCACGCCGCGGACGACCGCAGCGTGATGCAGAGCCTGGAGGCGATGCCTTGCATGGTCCGCACGGCCAGAGCGGTGTTTGGCGATGTGCCCTATCGCATCGGCCCGTCCACCATCGCGCTCGGCGCCTGTTCGGCCGGCATCCGGCCGGCCGAGAATCCCTTGGGCGGCCGTTTGCCGTCGGCCGGCGAGGATCCACGCCAGCGCGGGCTGTTCGCCGCCGCGTGGATGCTGGGTTATGTCGCGGCGACTGCAGACGCCGCGCTCGATCTCTGGACCGGTGCGGCGCTGACAGGGCCCGCGGGCGTCGTCGACGACGACGGCGGGCGGCGTCCTGCCTTCCATGTGCTGCGCGGCCTCGCCCGGCTTGCGGGAACCCCGCGGCTTGCCTGCGTGTCGAGCCGGCCAGACCGGGTGCTCGCGCTCGCCGGGCGGGATGCCGGCGGTCGCACGGTCGCCTGGATCGCCAACATCACCGACCGGCTGCAGCCGTTTTCGCTGTCCCATGCCGGCATGATGCCGTGGCGCGCCTCGGTGGTCGACGAGGTGAGGTTGACCGACGATGCGGGGCGGGACGCGGCGCCGCCCCCGGGCGTGCTCGCGTCCCGCGGCTGCGATTTGTCGCTCGCACCTTATGCGGTCGCGATGCTGGAGCAGGTCGGGGCGCCGCGCTATTGAAGCGGGCGGCCCGCATACGGCATCCCCATGGGATGTGCGTTATGGGATGTGCGTTACGCGGCCTCGCGCGCAGGCCCCGGATAGGGCAGGGCGTGCTCCATCGGGTCGGTATAGAAGCGGCTGGCGTAGCGGCGGCGGTAGTACCACATCGGCACGATGCCGATGACGATGGTGCCGATGCTGATGACGGAAACCCGCCAGCCGAGCTGCGGCAGCTGGTAGAGGCCGACGCAGCCGATGAACACCGCCGAGGCGAACGGCACCACGCCCGCGAAAAGGCACACCCGCCAGTCGGTCAGCAGCACCTTGCGGTGATACCAGGCGCAGGCGATGCCGGCGACGGCATAATAGAATGACACCTGTACCCCGATGGCGTTGATGAGGTCGCTCATCAGGATGCTGATCGTCGGCACCGTGGCGGAAACGGCGAACAGCAGGAGCGAGACGCCGGCGACCGCGAAGCCGGCGAGCCAGGGCGTCTGGAATCGCGGGTGCAGCCGGCCCATCCGTTCGGAGACGACGCCGTCGCGCGCCATGGAGAACAGCAGGCGGGTGCATTGGAGGAGCTGCGTCTCCAGCGTCGCGACCGCGCTCACCATCACCGCCAGCACGGCGATGGCGCTCCAGGGCGCCGGAAGCGCCACGTGGCCGAGCGCCGGCAGCAGGTTGGCGCTGTTGTTCTGCACCTCGGCCGGCGTCAGCGCCATTTGCACCGCGACCTGGATCAGGATGAAGGCGAGGAAGATCACCAGCACCCCGATGATGCCGCCAAGCCCCGCCGTTTTCTCGGCGTTCGCCGTTTCCTCCGCGAGGTTGGCCGAGACGTCCCAGCCGAAATAATAGAACACGGCGACCAGCATCCCGGCGGAGAAGGTCTGGAAGTTGCCGAAGCTCGACGGCAGGAACCAGTCCCAGGAGAGGCTCGTGACCGGGGCGGCGCTTGCATGCCAGATCGCGAGCACGCCGACGAGCAGCAGCGCGCCGAGTTCGAGCAGCGTCATCAGCACCTGCACCTTGGCGGTGGCGGTGATGCCGACCGTGATCAGCGCCAGCACGCCGAGGAACCACACCACGCCGATGCCGGTCGCCCAGGTGACATCGTGCAGTTCTCCGGGTGCGAACAGGTCGAGCGTCGCCTCGCCCGCGGGTAGGGCGGCCGCCACCATGAAGATGGTCGAGAGGCCGAGCAGCGCCCAGCCGGCCAGGAACCCGAGCGACGGATGGATGGCGCGCCCGACCCATGCGTAGGCGGCGCCGGCATCCGAACGCCAGCGGTTGAGATAGGAGAAGGCGATCGTGATGCCGATCATCGGCACGAAGGCGACCCAAAGCGCCGCGGGCCCGGCAATGCCGACCGCAGCCACAAGTGCCGCCGTGCTCGCGGTGATCGAATAGGCCGGGGCCGCGCCCGCGACCGCCATCACCGCTGTGTCGAGAAATCCCAACGCGCCCTTCTTGAGCGAGCCTGCCATATCGCGTTCCCCCCTGATCGGAACGGCCCTGTCGATCCCCCCGGATCGACAGGCTTCAGTGTGCACCGGAGGCGATATGCCGGCACCAGAAAACATGCCGATGACGAAAAAAGGCGTTCATGACGGGGACGTCATCCGCCCCACGTCTTCACGCGTCTCGCTTGCGACGGCGACCGCGACGCGAACACGTCGGTTCGTTAAATATCGGACATGTACCCGGCGTGGGTAGTGTGTATATGGACGTGGGCAAGAGAAGGAATATTCTTATCTACATCGACGAAGTGATGTTGAAGCAAGATGACATAGAATACGTCAGGGGAGACTGTAATTTTATGTTGTCGCGATCAGAGCAAAAATCGTCGATGTCGAGAGATTTGACTCGAAACGTCACGTCTTCCCGGCGATATGAACAGGCCTGCACCGATCCGCACGGAATGCAAAGTCATTGTGACGCAAATCGGCAGGGCCAATCGAAACACCGTCGATCCGGGACCGATCCAGCTCACCCGGGGCGGCAATCAGGCACTTGAGGCAGCAGCGTTCCCCCCGCCGGCGGTTTGCATCGGTTGGGAAACGTTCCCGCGCTCGATCACAACAGCAACGAGGCAAGTCATGTCCGTCTTCGCACGTCACAATGCCAACGTCGCTCTCGATGACGTGGCTCTTCAATCTGTCACCGGCGGCATCGCCCTGTCGCCCTCTCTCAACCCTGACGACTGGGGCCCGGGTCCGGCGATCCCCCCGCACGGCTACGGCTCGGGCCTGGTGATTCCGCTGGGTGACTTGGGTCCCGGTCCGGCGATCCCACCGAACGGCTTCGGTCCGGGGTTCGGCGTCCAGCCGACGGTCTCGCAGGGGATTGTGAACGTCCCGAACGGGCCGGTCCTCAGTGGCGGCTGAGGCTCGCCGTTCTCCTGAGGTGTGCCGGATCGCCCGGCCCGGCCGTTCTTCTCGAAACCATCCGGTTAGTCGAAACGATCAGACGAGGCCGCCATCCGCATCGAATCGGATGGCGGCCTTTCCATTTCGCAAAAGGCCTGTGCGGGAAAGCCCCGCAATCTGGAGAGGAACGGGATCAGCCGGCGCGGCTGGCCGGCGAAGGCAGGGCCGGTCCGGTTCCCGCCTCGGCGCGGGCACGGTTGCGCTCCGCCTCGCGGCGCCAGTGCCCGGCCTCGCGCCGCTCGCGCCTGAGCGAGCGGCGGTCGGAAAGGCCGCGGAACCACATCCCGACGCTGCCGATGACGACGCCGAGCGCCAGCACGGCGAACAGGGCCCAGTAGAGCGGAATCTGGAAGGCGACGGCAGGGGCGACACTGTTGAACGGATCGAGCGAGACGAGCACGACCTGCCGGTTGGCGACGGCCACGGCGACGAGCGCCACGGCCAGAACGATCAACACCAGAGCCTTCAGAAAACGCATCGCTGTTCTTTCCCGTCCGCCATGTCCTCAGGCCGCCCGCGCCTGCCGCGCGACGGCGCCCGCCCGACCGGTGCCCGTGGCGGCTTCACCGCAGCAGAACCCCCTGCGTCGACCCCACCGTCGGCCGGCCGGGGACGTGTCCAGCCGAACCGGTGACGGCCATCAATCCTCTTCGTCGTCCGCGCCGTCGTTGAGGCGCTGCCGCATTTCCTTGCCGGTCTTGAAGAACGGCACATATTTCTCGTCGACGTCGACCTGCTCGCCGGTCCGGGGATTGCGGCCGAGGCGGGCGGGCCGGTTCTTGACCGAGAATGCGCCGAAGCCGCGCAGCTCGACGCGATCCCCGCGGGACAGCGCCCCGATGATCTCGTCCAGAATGGCGTTCACGATGTTCTCGATGTCGCGCTGGTAGAGATGCGGGTTCTTTTCCGCGATCAGCTGCACCAATTCCGACTTGATCATTGCTGCGAGGCCCCCTGGCCCCCATCGTCGTCGTACCCGATCGGGCCAACGTGCCAAAGCGACTGAAGTCCGTCAACGCGCTGTCCGGCTGAAGAGAACGCGGCCGAATCCACAGCAATGCCGAACGAGCGGAAAAGTCCATCGGTGACGCCGGAGGCGAGGCTTTCGCCGACCGACGACGCAAGCGAAAGCAGACCGGAACGCCGCTTCACCTCCCAGTCCTCGACGGGAAGGCCGGCGGCGACCTTGCGGTCCTTCTCGAGCCAGGCGATCGCCACCTCCTCGCCGCCGATCGCGTCGACGAGTTGGGCTTCGCGGGCCTGGTGACCGGTCATGATGCGGCCGTCTGCGAGGGCGAGCGCCCGGTCGTGCGGCAGCCGGCGGCGTTCCGCGACGATGTCGACGAACCAGGCGTAGGTGTCGTCGACGACGCTCTTGAGCATCGCCTTGGCTTCCTGCGTGGCGGGCGCGTAGGGTGCGGGCTCGGCCTTCAGCGGGGCGCTTTTGACGGCGCCGATCTCGACGCCGATGGTGTCGAGCAGCTTGGCGGCGTCGCCGTACTGGAACAGAACGCCGATCGATCCGGTGATCGAGGTCCGGCGCGCGACGATATGGTCCGCGGCGATCGCCGTCATGTAGCCGGCGGAGGCGCCGAGCGTGCCGATGGTCGCCACCACGGGCTTCTTCTCGGCCAGACGGCGCAGGGCGTCGTAGAGGCCCTCGCCGCCCGCGGTGGTGCCGCCGGGGCTGTTGATCGCCACGATCACGCCCTTCACGGCCGGATCCTTGGCCATGCGCTCGATGAGCTCGATGCGGTCGCGATCGTCGGTGATGACGCCGGAGACGGAAAGGCGGGCGATCTGGTCCTTCTCGCCCCGCACGTCGTCCAGCCCGCCGGCGAGGCCGATCCCTGCGATGATGGCGAGCGCGATGGCGACAATGGCGGCGACACGCCAGCCCGTGACCGAGCGGCGCAGGCGGCGGCGTTCAACCACCGCATCGGCCTGAAGCAGCGATCCGGTGTCGGAAGTGCCTCGTTCGACGGGCATCAGGCGTCCGTTCCCTCGCTTCACGGCAGACCGGGCAGCCGGCCGTGCTATGGCGTTTCCGCCGGATCCGTCCCCACCGATCCGGTGCCCCGATGTCCGGGTTCCTCGCCATGACGGCGCCGAAACCTCTTCCCTCGGCATCAAACAGACGCTGATGGCGAAAGCAAGGTTAATCTCACGGAAGCCGCTGGATCAACACGCGATTTCGCTCTTGACGCGACGGTCGTTTTCGTTCGTGTGCGAAGGCTGGCGCCTCAAAACGAAGAAACCCGCCTCGCGGCGGGTTTCCGGTATCGTCGGTCCCGGGGGCGCCGAAGCGCCCCGGGACCGGGAAGGAACGGCATCCGCGAAGCGGATCAGTCCTTGTCGCCGTCCTGGCGGGCGCGCAGCGCCGCGCCGAGGATGTCGCCGAGCGAGGCACCGGAGTCCGACGAGCCGAACTGGGCCACGGCTTCCTTCTCCTCGGCGATTTCCAGCGCCTTGATCGAGACCTGCACCTTGCGGGCGCGGCGGTCGAACTGGAGGATGCGGGCATCCACCTTGTCGCCGACGGCGAACCGCTCGGGGCGCTGGTCGGCACGGTCGCGGGCGAGGTCGGAGCGACGGATGAACGAGGTCAGGTCGGTACCGAGCAGCTTCACC belongs to Pseudoxanthobacter soli DSM 19599 and includes:
- a CDS encoding APC family permease: MAGSLKKGALGFLDTAVMAVAGAAPAYSITASTAALVAAVGIAGPAALWVAFVPMIGITIAFSYLNRWRSDAGAAYAWVGRAIHPSLGFLAGWALLGLSTIFMVAAALPAGEATLDLFAPGELHDVTWATGIGVVWFLGVLALITVGITATAKVQVLMTLLELGALLLVGVLAIWHASAAPVTSLSWDWFLPSSFGNFQTFSAGMLVAVFYYFGWDVSANLAEETANAEKTAGLGGIIGVLVIFLAFILIQVAVQMALTPAEVQNNSANLLPALGHVALPAPWSAIAVLAVMVSAVATLETQLLQCTRLLFSMARDGVVSERMGRLHPRFQTPWLAGFAVAGVSLLLFAVSATVPTISILMSDLINAIGVQVSFYYAVAGIACAWYHRKVLLTDWRVCLFAGVVPFASAVFIGCVGLYQLPQLGWRVSVISIGTIVIGIVPMWYYRRRYASRFYTDPMEHALPYPGPAREAA
- a CDS encoding lipopolysaccharide assembly protein LapA domain-containing protein, with the translated sequence MRFLKALVLIVLAVALVAVAVANRQVVLVSLDPFNSVAPAVAFQIPLYWALFAVLALGVVIGSVGMWFRGLSDRRSLRRERREAGHWRREAERNRARAEAGTGPALPSPASRAG
- a CDS encoding integration host factor subunit beta; its protein translation is MIKSELVQLIAEKNPHLYQRDIENIVNAILDEIIGALSRGDRVELRGFGAFSVKNRPARLGRNPRTGEQVDVDEKYVPFFKTGKEMRQRLNDGADDEED
- the sppA gene encoding signal peptide peptidase SppA, producing MPVERGTSDTGSLLQADAVVERRRLRRSVTGWRVAAIVAIALAIIAGIGLAGGLDDVRGEKDQIARLSVSGVITDDRDRIELIERMAKDPAVKGVIVAINSPGGTTAGGEGLYDALRRLAEKKPVVATIGTLGASAGYMTAIAADHIVARRTSITGSIGVLFQYGDAAKLLDTIGVEIGAVKSAPLKAEPAPYAPATQEAKAMLKSVVDDTYAWFVDIVAERRRLPHDRALALADGRIMTGHQAREAQLVDAIGGEEVAIAWLEKDRKVAAGLPVEDWEVKRRSGLLSLASSVGESLASGVTDGLFRSFGIAVDSAAFSSAGQRVDGLQSLWHVGPIGYDDDGGQGASQQ